Proteins encoded within one genomic window of Mycobacterium dioxanotrophicus:
- a CDS encoding sce7726 family protein — protein sequence MSIADLIVADKSAAAYEIKTGLDSFTRLDMQMLCYSKCFEYVNVVTTRQKASRAGAQTAAHIGVVALTDDGALDVVRSAAGGLSRLDISSLFRVLRRGELLTILGRHVGYSIDVPSAQIYRRLNALFMQLPLDTAYGEFVAALRERDLRSRQAARDAQLPASLSAAASGLSLTPPGWRRLAAQLGRPAHEFRTRGAQSHGHGSIRNFNSFSIR from the coding sequence ATGTCGATCGCTGACCTGATCGTCGCCGACAAGTCTGCCGCTGCGTACGAGATCAAAACCGGCCTCGACAGCTTCACTCGACTGGACATGCAGATGCTCTGCTATAGCAAGTGTTTCGAGTATGTCAACGTGGTGACCACACGCCAGAAGGCAAGCCGGGCGGGCGCGCAGACGGCCGCCCACATCGGCGTGGTGGCGCTCACCGATGACGGCGCTCTCGATGTGGTGCGCTCGGCCGCCGGCGGGCTGTCTCGTCTCGACATATCCTCGCTGTTTCGCGTCCTGCGTCGTGGCGAGCTACTGACAATCCTCGGCCGCCATGTCGGCTACAGCATCGATGTGCCCAGCGCCCAAATCTATCGCCGACTCAACGCACTGTTCATGCAACTGCCGCTCGACACCGCGTACGGCGAGTTCGTCGCCGCGCTGCGTGAGCGCGACCTACGCTCACGCCAAGCTGCCCGGGACGCGCAATTGCCCGCATCGCTGAGTGCCGCAGCCTCGGGTTTGAGCCTCACTCCGCCGGGGTGGCGGCGGCTGGCCGCGCAGCTCGGCCGTCCGGCCCACGAGTTCCGGACCCGCGGCGCACAGAGCCACGGTCACGGGTCAATCAGGAACTTCAACAGCTTTTCGATCCGGTAG
- a CDS encoding HNH endonuclease family protein: MARIKRRMKSLQRRLLIAAAAAITLTVLAGGIPEELSSLLPSPTTVSAPPVAAVPDEQIAVLLEQVRVVDTLPEVDGYDRGCKRGQACSFGPAWNDPNDHSGCDTRSRILRSQLEQVSIKPGTQGCKVLSGVLVDPYTAETIHFDVSDPAAVQIDHLFALGRSWHAGAAHWGLAQRVAFANDPLNLIAVGGTINREKSDSGLTWLPPNPSYRCPYIARYLTVAVTYGLAITTEERNIAAATCPAVAP; the protein is encoded by the coding sequence ATGGCACGGATCAAGCGGAGGATGAAGTCCCTGCAGCGGCGTTTGCTGATCGCCGCGGCTGCCGCGATCACACTGACCGTGCTGGCCGGAGGCATACCTGAGGAACTGTCTTCGCTGCTGCCGTCTCCGACTACAGTGTCCGCACCACCGGTGGCTGCGGTGCCCGACGAACAGATCGCGGTACTCCTCGAGCAGGTGCGCGTCGTCGACACCCTGCCCGAAGTCGACGGATATGACCGGGGATGCAAACGGGGACAGGCATGTTCATTCGGCCCCGCGTGGAACGATCCCAACGATCACAGCGGATGCGATACGCGGTCGCGGATTCTGCGTAGCCAGTTAGAACAGGTCTCCATCAAGCCCGGCACGCAGGGCTGCAAGGTCCTTTCCGGGGTCCTCGTCGACCCATACACGGCTGAGACCATCCACTTCGACGTCAGTGACCCGGCCGCGGTCCAGATCGACCATCTGTTTGCTCTGGGGCGCTCATGGCATGCTGGGGCAGCCCATTGGGGCCTCGCCCAGAGGGTCGCGTTCGCTAACGATCCGCTGAACCTGATCGCAGTCGGTGGCACGATCAACCGCGAGAAGTCGGACTCAGGACTGACATGGCTGCCGCCGAACCCGTCATACCGCTGCCCCTACATCGCCCGATACCTCACCGTCGCGGTGACCTACGGCCTGGCGATCACCACCGAGGAGCGCAACATCGCCGCCGCCACCTGCCCGGCGGTCGCGCCGTGA